Genomic window (Halomicroarcula saliterrae):
GTCCCGACTGTTCGCCGGGTAGCCGTATGGTCCCGGACATGCCGCTGAGTCCCAGGCTTGGACCCACAGATTGGTCTGTGCGTCAAGCTGCCGTGACGAGAGTCGGATAAGCTAGTTGCGCTCTCACAGTCAGGAACGGGGCCAGCACAGCGCCGGTATCGTCGGTTGACCAGTGGTTCGAATACGGCCCGCCCCGCTCGCCGCTGCCGCCCTCCGCTTGCTCACGGGTCACTTCGTTCCCCGTTCGCATCGCGGCGCTCCTTGCGGTCGCGCCGCGCTTCGCTCGCGACCGACCATTCCGGGCATACGGGCGCTCTCCGCACCGCCCGCGCCCGTTCCGGGCTAAAATGCATGTGCCCTCGACGCCAGCGGGTATCCCCGTCGGTTGCGCCCCTCGCGGGCGTTTCGCGTTCCAGCGCTTGGTGCCGCCTGCGCTGTCGCGCGCCACAGCGCGGCGCGCGTGCTCGGCGACAGTCGCGCTGGACACGGACCCGCACACCGGGCCGGACACGAACGGGCATATCCCGCTGGCCGCTCGCTCCGGGCGGGTCGCCGGAAGACTCACTCCGTTCGTCTTCCGAGCCTCGCCTCACTTCGCTCGGCGAGACGCCGCGCGGTGCTGGATGCCCCCTCTCACGACAGCGCTCTCGCTCGCGCCCAGGAGGGCGCTCGCGAAGGCGCGAGCGAGAGCGCGTAGACGGTTCTATCGGATGGTGTCGTCGGAAAACCCCGTGCTGGAACACGGGGTGTCAGGCGCTGTGGTGCGCGCCTTCGGGAGCTAGGAACTCCAATGTCAAGTACCAACGCCAGCGAAAAGACGGTTTTGGACGCACAGTCACCAACCACCAACGAGCGGGAGCACAAGGGGGAAGTCAAGCACGAACCCTCGGAGCGGTCGACCTGTCCCGAATGCGAGGGACAAGTCATCACCGAAGACGAGACGTCGTTCTGTACGGCCTGTGGCCTGGTCGTCGCCGACGAGTGGGTCGACCGGAGCCCAACCCTCAATGACCTCGGCATGGTCGGGGAGGCCGACAAGAGCATCGAAACGGTGGATCCGCTGCAGGCGGACAAGGGCCTGGCCACGAAGATGGGCCAGCATACCGATGGCCACGGTAATCCCCTGAGCAACGAGCGCTGGGACCGGGTCCAGACCCTCCGCAAGTGGCACAAGCGGTTCCGGTTCGGCGGCCAGCGCAAACGGACCAAGCGCTGCAACGAGGGGCTGCGGGATATCGAGATGATCGGCGCTAACCTGGGGCTGCCCGAGTACGTGGTCAAGACCGCGGCACGGTACCTGCGCAAGGCTGCCGACGCCCACCTCCCAGGCGGGCGGATGGCCTGGGAGTCACTCGCCGGCGGCGCCGTGCTGTTGGCCGTGCGAGCCGCTGATATCGAGCGGGCAGACATCGACAGCGCGGTCGCGACCTACACCAAGGCACCCCGTGAGCGGGTGTGTGCGGCGGCACGGAAGATTCGCTGTCAGTGCGAGGTGGATGCACCAGTCGTCAGGCCCAACGCCGTATTGGCGGTGCTCGACGCGCTCGACGAGGAGGCCATCCCCGGGGCGCGAGCCGTGCGGACGTGGCGGCTGGCGTGTTACCTCCTGGAGCTGGGCGATCAGGTTCCCATAGGGCCGGGAACATCGCGGTGCACCGTCGCGGCGGCAGCACTGTATGGCGCGGATCGACTGCTCCCGGGCAAGCAAGTCACGCAGGGCCAGGTCGCCGAGGCGGCGGCCACGGTCGTCCCCACGTCGAAGTGTCGGGTCGCACAGTATAGCCGGGAACTCGTCGACGCCTACAAAGACGAACATGGCACCGACGACCCGGCTGTCGGACTCGCGCAAGCAACGGGCAGCCAGCACTGAGCTGGGGCTCTCCCCCATTTTTCGTAGCGACCACCACCCAGTGGACGCCCCACCGCCCCACCCGCCGCTCCGTGCTCGCTTCGCTGCGCGCGCAGCCACGACCGAATCCAGTCGCTCTACGGGGGCCAGCGACATCTGAGGTTTCTGGATCCCACAAGGGATGGAGCGAAACACAGATGCATTCGATGCCATCGTATACAGTCGAGCGCGACACCGCAGCAGCCCTTCGAGACTGGTTATTCGAGACCGCCCTCGAACACCACGGCGAGGGCGACAGTGCCGAGTCACTGGCCGACCTCGCAGCCATGATCGATCGCGAATTGCAGGCGGAGCCGGCAGCTATCGAGCTCGGTGTCACAGCGTGCACGCGTTCAGCGAGCACTGCCAACCAGCCAGAACTCGACGACCAGCGCCCCGATTCGGCTTGCCAGCTCGATGACGACCATACTGCGCCGTCCCAGTCCCGTGTAGCAGTTCACTATCGAACCCCGTTCGAGTGTGCCGTCTGTGGGGATGTCCGTACGGTCGCAACCTCGCGTCGCGTCTGTGCGTTCGTCGACACCTGCTCCAACTGTGGCGCAGTCGCCCGGTTTACCGCTGCGGGGAGTCCAACGCCATACAAAACGTGATACCCGTGCCGCGCCGGTTACAGGTCGCGAGACTGGCCGGTCGGGTAGTTGTTCGCTTCGGCCCGGCCGCCAGCGTCAGCATTACTCATCGAGATGACCGTGGAAAATCATCTGCTGGACCGTGTCGAACTTCTCCGTGTCGTAGAGGACGAGCCCATCACTGAGAGTGGTCCGAATTTTTTCGGCATAATTCGGGATGGCAGGCAGTCCCTCGACGTCGATCTCGTATGCGTATCGATCGGTGTCGAATTCGCTGGCTTTTAGGTCTTGCCGGACACGATTCGCCGTGCGTTGCTTTGCCAGCCGGTCGTCCTCGACGAGTACCCACAGGTCGATATCACTGCGCCGATCAGCCTCACCCCGTGCGACACTCCCGTACAAAACGATCCCAAGGACATCGTCGAGTTCGTCGCGTAACTCGTCGACAGCGGCTCGGACAGGGTCATGGAACGCTGCTTGTGGGATGTCCAAGAACGGGTCGTCTGG
Coding sequences:
- a CDS encoding transcription initiation factor IIB; the protein is MSSTNASEKTVLDAQSPTTNEREHKGEVKHEPSERSTCPECEGQVITEDETSFCTACGLVVADEWVDRSPTLNDLGMVGEADKSIETVDPLQADKGLATKMGQHTDGHGNPLSNERWDRVQTLRKWHKRFRFGGQRKRTKRCNEGLRDIEMIGANLGLPEYVVKTAARYLRKAADAHLPGGRMAWESLAGGAVLLAVRAADIERADIDSAVATYTKAPRERVCAAARKIRCQCEVDAPVVRPNAVLAVLDALDEEAIPGARAVRTWRLACYLLELGDQVPIGPGTSRCTVAAAALYGADRLLPGKQVTQGQVAEAAATVVPTSKCRVAQYSRELVDAYKDEHGTDDPAVGLAQATGSQH
- a CDS encoding nucleotidyltransferase domain-containing protein, with product MLSKTNTDSERGSTISLDVPAQNPDLFRSQAVHDVLTFLCRHHTDAFSVTELSNAVDYSQPTVSKAIDVLAANELVVDQRDGTKRLVHIDRERLSRPDDPFLDIPQAAFHDPVRAAVDELRDELDDVLGIVLYGSVARGEADRRSDIDLWVLVEDDRLAKQRTANRVRQDLKASEFDTDRYAYEIDVEGLPAIPNYAEKIRTTLSDGLVLYDTEKFDTVQQMIFHGHLDE